Proteins encoded within one genomic window of Humulus lupulus chromosome 1, drHumLupu1.1, whole genome shotgun sequence:
- the LOC133812686 gene encoding dehydrin DHN2-like, protein MSQFPNKLGATTTPQVDEYGNPIQHGIAKTGHVTGGHGTGGKHDSAGTGAGTFDTGPDAHQQPHTTHRRSGSSGSSSSEDDGQGGRRKKGLTQKIKEKLPGGHHDQGSAPSYGSSTAATNTAPGGVLHQTESQEKKGMMDKIKEKLPGKGAP, encoded by the exons ATGTCGCAATTCCCAAACAAACTTGGCGCTACTACGACACCTCAAGTCGACGAGTACGGCAACCCGATTCAACACGGCATTGCTAAAACTGGCCACGTGACCGGCGGCCACGGAACCGGAGGGAAGCACGACAGTGCCGGCACTGGCGCCGGGACCTTCGATACCGGTCCTGATGCACACCAGCAACCACACACTACGCATCGCCGCTCTGGGAGCTCAGGCTCCAGTTCA TCTGAGGATGATGGGcaaggaggaagaagaaagaagggACTGACACAGAAGATAAAGGAGAAGCTGCCAGGTGGGCACCATGATCAGGGCAGTGCTCCGAGTTATGGAAGTTCAACTGCAGCTACTAACACAGCTCCAGGGGGTGTTCTTCACCAGACTGAGAGCCAGGAGAAGAAAGGAATGATGGATAAGATCAAGGAAAAGCTGCCTGGAAAGGGGGCACCATGA
- the LOC133812688 gene encoding uncharacterized protein LOC133812688, with protein MFGTAVRYFATKPKPKMKPIELKTPPEQTQTITRVIFDIVKEHGPLTIAETWDHVKEVGLRGLTSKRHMKIVLRWMRERQKLRQICNHVGPHKQFLYTTWFTKHNTTVNHTKTVNDPPKPKSL; from the exons ATGTTTGGGACTGCGGTAAGGTATTTCGCCACAAAACCAAAGCCGAAGATGAAACCCATCGAGCTCAAAACACCACCTGAGCAGACCCAGACAATCACAAGAGTCATCTTCGACATTGTTAAGGAGCATGGCCCACTCACTATTGCAGAAACTTGGGATCACGTTAAG GAAGTTGGGCTGAGAGGACTGACGAGCAAGAGGCATATGAAGATAGTGTTGAGATGGATGAGAGAGAGGCAGAAGCTCAGACAGATATGCAACCACGTTGGACCTCACAAGCAGTTTCTTTATACAACTTGGTTCACAAAACACAACACCACCGTCAACCACACTAAAACAGTAAATGATCCTCCAAAACCCAAGTCTCTTTGA
- the LOC133812687 gene encoding uncharacterized protein LOC133812687, whose product MAKHSVGWVASQKRWLLAFLVMLSASTLIAFFIRAAFDTCDRNLDVVDKRPSTVPSSGLIVGATPNPLKFMKSKLVLLVSHELSLSGGPLLLMELAFLLRSVGAEVYWVTIQKPVDTGEVVYSLEHKMLNRGVQVFSARGQEAVDTALKADLVVLNTAVSGKWLDSVLKEHVRHVLPKVLWWIHEMRGHYFKLDYVKHLPLVSGAMIDSHVTAEYWENRTRERLRIKMPHTYVVHLGNSKELMDVAEDRVAKRVLREHVRESLGVRSEDIVFAIINSVSRGKGQDLFLRSFYESLQMIQEKKLQVPMMHAVIVGSDMNAQTKFESELRNYVMQKKMQDRVHFVNKTLTVAPYLAAIDVLVQNSQARGECFGRITIEAMAFQLPVLGTAAGGTTEIVVNGTTGFLHPAGKEGVTPLAKNIVKLATHVERRLTMGKRGYEKVKERFLEHHMADRIATVLKEVLRRSKSHTDS is encoded by the exons ATGGCGAAGCACTCGGTTGGTTGGGTCGCCTCGCAGAAGCGGTGGCTCCTCGCGTTCCTCGTCATGCTTTCGGCCTCTACCCTGATCGCCTTCTTCATCAGAGCCGCCTTCGATACTTGCGATCGGAATCTTGACGTCGTTGACAAGAGGCCCAGTACGGTCCCCTCCTCTGGTTTAATCGTCGGAGCTACTCCAAACCCACTTAAGTTTATGAAATCTAAGCTGGTTCTATTGGTTTCGCATGAGCTATCTCTTTCTG GAGGGCCCTTATTGCTGATGGAGCTAGCATTTTTGTTAAGAAGTGTTGGTGCTGAAGTTTATTGGGTTACAATTCAAAAGCCAGTTGATACAGGTGAAGTGGTTTACAGTTTGGAGCATAAGATGTTGAATCGAGGAGTTCAG GTGTTTTCTGCAAGGGGTCAAGAAGCTGTGGATACAGCTCTCAAAGCTGACTTAGTTGTTTTGAACACTGCTGTTTCTGGGAAATGGTTAGACTCAGTTCTCAAGGAACATGTTCGCCATGTTCTCCCAAAAGTCCTATGGTGGATCCATGAGATGCGAGGACATTACTTCAAATTAGATTATGTCAAGCACCTGCCTTTAGTTTCTGGTGCTATGATTGATTCCCATGTAACGGCAGAATATTGGGAGAACAGGACCCGAGAGCGTTTGAG GATCAAAATGCCTCATACATATGTTGTTCACCTTGGAAACAGCAAGGAACTAATGGATGTTGCTGAAGATCGTGTGGCAAAAAGGGTTTTGCGTGAGCATGTCCGGGAATCTCTCGGTGTGCGAAGTGAAGATATAGTCTTTGCCATCATAAACA GTGTTTCACGTGGAAAAGGGCAGGATCTATTTCTGCGTTCCTTCTATGAAAGTTTGCAAATGATTCAAGAGAAAAAGCTGCAGGTGCCAATGATGCATGCCGTAATTGTGGGAAGCGACATGAATGCTCAGACCAAGTTTGAATCAGAACTACGTAATTATGTAATGCAGAAGAAAATGCAAGATCGTGTTCATTTTGTGAACAAAACTCTGACTGTTGCTCCTTATTTAGCTGCAATTGATGTTCTTGTTCAAAATTCTCAG GCACGAGGCGAATGTTTTGGCAGGATAACCATTGAAGCAATGGCATTTCAGCTTCCTGTACTG GGAACAGCAGCAGGAGGCACTACAGAGATTGTAGTGAATGGAACAACGGGTTTTCTGCATCCTGCTGGGAAGGAAGGAGTTACTCCTCTTGCAAAAAATATAGTTAAGCTTGCTACTCATGTCGAGAGAAGGCTTACGATGGGGAAGAGAGGCTACGAAAAGGTAAAAGAGAGGTTCTTAGAGCACCACATGGCAGATAGAATTGCGACTGTTCTGAAGGAAGTCCTGCGGCGGTCAAAGAGCCACACAGATTCTTAA